One genomic window of Dryobates pubescens isolate bDryPub1 chromosome 17, bDryPub1.pri, whole genome shotgun sequence includes the following:
- the ONECUT1 gene encoding hepatocyte nuclear factor 6, translated as MNAQLAMENIGDLHGVSHEPVPAAADLMSGSPHHRSAVAHRGSHLPAHPRSMGMASILDGGDYHHHHRPPDHALTGPLHPTMTMACETPPGMSMSSTYTTLTPLQPLPPISTVSDKFPHHHHHHHHHHHPHQRIPGNVSGSFTLMRDERGLASMNNLYTPYHKDVTGMGQSLSPLSGSGLGSIHNSQQGLPHYAHPSATMPAEKMLTPNGFEAHHPAMLARHGDQHLTPTSAGMVPINGIPHHPHAHLNAQSHGQILGSAREQNPSVTGSQVNSGSNSGQMEEINTKEVAQRITTELKRYSIPQAIFAQRVLCRSQGTLSDLLRNPKPWSKLKSGRETFRRMWKWLQEPEFQRMSALRLAACKRKEQEHGKDRGNTPKKPRLVFTDVQRRTLHAIFKENKRPSKELQITISQQLGLELSTVSNFFMNARRRSLDKWQDEGSSNSGNSSSSSSTCTKA; from the exons ATGAACGCGCAGCTGGCGATGGAGAACATCGGCGATCTGCACGGGGTGAGCCATGAGCCGGTGCCCGCCGCCGCTGACCTGATGAGCGGCAGCCCCCATCACCGGAGCGCAGTGGCCCACCGCGGCAGCCACCTGCCAGCCCACCCGCGCTCCATGGGTATGGCGTCCATCCTCGACGGCGGCgactaccaccaccaccaccggcCGCCCGACCACGCGCTGACGGGCCCCCTGCACCCCACCATGACCATGGCCTGCGAGACACCCCCCGGCATGAGCATGAGTAGCACCTACACCACATtaacccctctgcagcctctacCTCCCATCTCGACGGTCTCGGACAAgttccctcaccaccaccaccaccatcaccatcatcatcacccCCACCAGCGGATACCGGGCAACGTGAGTGGCAGCTTCACGCTCATGCGAGACGAGAGGGGTCTGGCGTCTATGAACAATCTCTACACCCCCTACCACAAGGATGTTACCGGCATGGGGCAAAGCCTCTCTCCGTTATCTGGATCGGGCCTGGGAAGCATCCACAACTCCCAGCAAGGGCTGCCCCACTATGCTCACCCCAGTGCCACCATGCCCGCCGAAAAAATGCTCACCCCAAACGGATTTGAAGCCCACCATCCTGCCATGTTAGCCAGGCATGGCGACCAACACCTCACCCCCACATCCGCTGGCATGGTGCCTATCAACGGGATCCCACACCACCCCCATGCCCACTTGAATGCCCAGAGCCACGGGCAGAtcctgggctctgccagggaGCAAAACCCTTCTGTAACTGGTTCGCAGGTCAACAGTGGAAGTAATTCAGGGCAAATGGAAGAAATCAATACCAAAGAAGTAGCTCAGAGGATCACCACCGAGCTCAAGCGATACAGCATCCCCCAGGCTATCTTCGCCCAGAGGGTGCTGTGCCGCTCTCAAGGGACTCTCTCAGACCTGCTGAGGAACCCtaagccctggagcaagctcaAATCCGGCCGGGAGACCTTCCGCAGGATGTGGAAGTGGCTCCAGGAGCCGGAGTTTCAGAGGATGTCTGCTCTGCGGCTGGCAG CGTGCAAGAGGAAAGAACAAGAGCATGGGAAGGATAGAGGGAATACACCCAAAAAGCCTCGGTTGGTCTTCACAGATGTCCAGCGTCGAACTCTACATGCAATATTCAAGGAAAATAAGCGTCCGTCCAAAGAATTACAAATCACCATTTCCCAGCAGCTCGGGTTGGAGCTGAGCACCGTCAGCAACTTTTTCATGAATGCACGGAGGAGGAGTCTGGATAAGTGGCAAGACGAGGGCAGCTCCAATTCAGGCAACTCATCTTCTTCATCAAGCACTTGTACCAAAGCATGA